From a region of the Zingiber officinale cultivar Zhangliang chromosome 10B, Zo_v1.1, whole genome shotgun sequence genome:
- the LOC122030271 gene encoding transcription factor bHLH35-like isoform X1, translating into MEPIQWTNKTDDSLFEAQELFSSYGFDPETAPNFCDSSSRTASMALRDNILQERERRKRFNQTLYDLRGVVPNITKMSKVSIIHDAINYIQQLQDQERSLLDEISDMESTEKYSSCLEGKRDNSTWSFSIPSESMEVMEIGVREMGNGTTIINITSENKKSAITRVCQIVESCGLSIIAANITSRFGIIFHTIVVEDGGVEGSQLKRKIEAAFLHRGAPRNTFPVSWSNCGMKVHGREI; encoded by the exons ATGGAACCCATCCAATGGACCAATAAAACTGACGATTCCTTATTTGAAGCCCAGGAGCTCTTCAg CAGCTATGGATTCGATCCCGAGACGGCGCCAAACTTCTGCGACTCGAGCTCGCGAACTGCGTCCATGGCACTCCGCGACAACATTTTgcaggagagggagaggcggaaGAGGTTCAACCAGACGCTTTACGATCTCAGAGGCGTCGTCCCCAACATAACGAAG ATGAGCAAGGTCTCCATAATCCATGACGCGATCAACTACATCCAGCAGCTTCAGGATCAAGAAAGATCTCTGCTCGATGAGATATCAGACATGGAGTCGACCGAGAAGTACTCATCCTGTTTAGAGGGCAAGAGAGACAACAGCACTTGGAGCTTCTCCATTCCATCTGAATCCATGGAAGTGATGGAA ATCGGAGTGAGAGAGATGGGCAATGGAACCACGATTATCAACATCACTAGCGAGAACAAAAAGAGTGCGATAACAAGGGTGTGCCAGATTGTGGAGTCTTGCGGCCTCAGTATCATTGCAGCTAATATCACTTCCAGATTCGGGATTATCTTCCATACAATTGTCGTCGAG GACGGTGGAGTCGAGGGTTCTCAGTTGAAAAGGAAGATAGAGGCTGCTTTCCTTCATCGTGGTGCCCCGAGAAACACTTTCCCCGTTTCATGGAGCAACTGTGGAATGAAGGTACATGGACGTGAAATATGA
- the LOC122030271 gene encoding transcription factor bHLH35-like isoform X2: MEPIQWTNKTDDSLFEAQELFSYGFDPETAPNFCDSSSRTASMALRDNILQERERRKRFNQTLYDLRGVVPNITKMSKVSIIHDAINYIQQLQDQERSLLDEISDMESTEKYSSCLEGKRDNSTWSFSIPSESMEVMEIGVREMGNGTTIINITSENKKSAITRVCQIVESCGLSIIAANITSRFGIIFHTIVVEDGGVEGSQLKRKIEAAFLHRGAPRNTFPVSWSNCGMKVHGREI, from the exons ATGGAACCCATCCAATGGACCAATAAAACTGACGATTCCTTATTTGAAGCCCAGGAGCTCTTCAg CTATGGATTCGATCCCGAGACGGCGCCAAACTTCTGCGACTCGAGCTCGCGAACTGCGTCCATGGCACTCCGCGACAACATTTTgcaggagagggagaggcggaaGAGGTTCAACCAGACGCTTTACGATCTCAGAGGCGTCGTCCCCAACATAACGAAG ATGAGCAAGGTCTCCATAATCCATGACGCGATCAACTACATCCAGCAGCTTCAGGATCAAGAAAGATCTCTGCTCGATGAGATATCAGACATGGAGTCGACCGAGAAGTACTCATCCTGTTTAGAGGGCAAGAGAGACAACAGCACTTGGAGCTTCTCCATTCCATCTGAATCCATGGAAGTGATGGAA ATCGGAGTGAGAGAGATGGGCAATGGAACCACGATTATCAACATCACTAGCGAGAACAAAAAGAGTGCGATAACAAGGGTGTGCCAGATTGTGGAGTCTTGCGGCCTCAGTATCATTGCAGCTAATATCACTTCCAGATTCGGGATTATCTTCCATACAATTGTCGTCGAG GACGGTGGAGTCGAGGGTTCTCAGTTGAAAAGGAAGATAGAGGCTGCTTTCCTTCATCGTGGTGCCCCGAGAAACACTTTCCCCGTTTCATGGAGCAACTGTGGAATGAAGGTACATGGACGTGAAATATGA